In one window of Oncorhynchus gorbuscha isolate QuinsamMale2020 ecotype Even-year linkage group LG23, OgorEven_v1.0, whole genome shotgun sequence DNA:
- the LOC124010909 gene encoding gamma-aminobutyric acid receptor subunit beta-3-like isoform X1: MEPDETHRGMNMYLWWILLQGFWSVYGELPFIADNNAAMLVNWNAVDGNKKLFAIYDTSVNEPGNMSFVKETVDKLLKGYDIRLRPDFGGAPVAVGMSIDVASIDMVSEVNMDYTLTMYFQQYWRDKRLAYLGIPLNLTLDNRVADSLWVPDTYFLNDKKSFVHGVTVKNRMIRLHPDGTVLYGLRITTTAACMMDLRRYPLDEQNCTLEIESYGYTTDDIEFYWKGGDNAVTGVTRIELPQFSIVDYKLVSRNVVFSTGAYPRLSLSFKLKRNIGYFILQTYMPSILITILSWVSFWINYDASAARVALGITTVLTMTTINTHLRETLPKIPYVKAIDMYLMGCFVMVFLALLEYAFVNYIFFGRGPQMQKKLAEKAERANNERAAKYDTNRSPQEGGKTSSLKLTKQPNRAKTLRVSQSAESHGNILLTTLEIHNEVAGNEVTTSLADSRNSSVMGFDNTSTGTGVQCRKASRASGPRHSLDRHAQLKRHKLRRRSSQLKIKIPDLTDVNAIDRWSRIIFPSVFSLFNLIYWMYYVN; the protein is encoded by the exons gaaTGCAGTCGATGGAAACAAGAAGTTGTTTGCAATCTATGATACCAG cGTGAATGAACCAGGGAACATGTCGTTTGTGAAAGAGACGGTGGACAAACTACTAAAGGGATATGATATTCGTCTTCGACCAGACTTTGGAG GTGCCCCTGTTGCAGTTGGCATGAGTATAGATGTGGCGAGCATAGACATGGTATCCGAAGTCAACATG GACTACACTTTAACCATGTACTTCCAGCAGTACTGGAGGGACAAGAGGCTGGCGTACTTAGGGATCCCACTGAACCTCACCCTGGATAACCGGGTGGCCGATTCACTCTGGGTCCCTGACACCTACTTCCTGAATGACAAGAAGTCCTTTGTCCACGGTGTGACGGTCAAGAACCGCATGATCCGCCTCCACCCGGATGGAACAGTGCTCTACGGCCTGAG GATCACAACGACGGCAGCCTGTATGATGGACCTGAGGAGGTACCCTCTGGACGAGCAGAACTGCACTCTGGAGATCGAGAGCT ATGGATACACGACAGATGACATTGAGTTCTACTGGAAGGGAGGAGACAATGCAGTGACAGGGGTGACACGCATTGAGCTGCCACAGTTCTCCATAGTGGACTACAAGCTGGTGTCCAGAAACGTTGTCTTTTCCACAG GTGCCTACCCACGACTGTCTTTGAGCTTCAAGCTAAAGAGGAACATTGGCTACTTTATCCTGCAGACCTACATGCCCTCCATCCTGATCACCATCTTGTCCTGGGTCTCCTTCTGGATCAATTACGATGCCTCGGCTGCAAGAGTGGCATTAG GGATCACCACTGTGCTCACCATGACCACCATCAACACCCATCTGAGAGAGACACTCCCCAAGATCCCCTACGTCAAGGCCATTGACATGTACCTGATGGGCTGCTTCGTCATGGTCTTCCTGGCCCTGCTGGAGTACGCCTTCGTCAACTACATCTTCTTCGGCCGTGGGCCACAGATGCAGAAGAAGCTGGCAGAGAAAGCCGAGAGGGCCAACAACGAGAGGGCGGCCAAATATGACACCAATCGG TCTCCTCAGGAAGGAGGTAAAACGTCATCTCTTAAGCTGACTAAGCAGCCTAATAGAGCAAAAACGCTCCGTGTCTCACAGTCG GCGGAATCCCACGGTAATATCCTGCTGACCACCCTGGAGATCCACAACGAGGTGGCAGGAAATGAGGTCACCACCAGCCTGGCGGACAGCAGGAACTCCTCTGTCATGGGGTTTGACAACACCAGCACAGGTACCGGCGTCCAGTGCAGGAAGGCGAGCCGGGCCTCGGGTCCTCGCCATAGCCTCGACAGGCACGCCCAGCTCAAGAGGCACAAACTGCGGCGGCGCTCGTCGCAGCTCAAAATCAAAATCCCTGACCTGACGGACGTAAACGCCATCGACAGGTGGTCGCGGATTATCTTCCCCTCCGTTTTCTCCCTCTTTAATCTAATCTACTGGATGTATTATGTCAACTGA
- the LOC124010909 gene encoding gamma-aminobutyric acid receptor subunit beta-3-like isoform X2 has product MEPDETHRGMNMYLWWILLQGFWSVYGELPFIADNNAAMLVNWNAVDGNKKLFAIYDTSVNEPGNMSFVKETVDKLLKGYDIRLRPDFGGAPVAVGMSIDVASIDMVSEVNMDYTLTMYFQQYWRDKRLAYLGIPLNLTLDNRVADSLWVPDTYFLNDKKSFVHGVTVKNRMIRLHPDGTVLYGLRITTTAACMMDLRRYPLDEQNCTLEIESYGYTTDDIEFYWKGGDNAVTGVTRIELPQFSIVDYKLVSRNVVFSTGAYPRLSLSFKLKRNIGYFILQTYMPSILITILSWVSFWINYDASAARVALGITTVLTMTTINTHLRETLPKIPYVKAIDMYLMGCFVMVFLALLEYAFVNYIFFGRGPQMQKKLAEKAERANNERAAKYDTNRAESHGNILLTTLEIHNEVAGNEVTTSLADSRNSSVMGFDNTSTGTGVQCRKASRASGPRHSLDRHAQLKRHKLRRRSSQLKIKIPDLTDVNAIDRWSRIIFPSVFSLFNLIYWMYYVN; this is encoded by the exons gaaTGCAGTCGATGGAAACAAGAAGTTGTTTGCAATCTATGATACCAG cGTGAATGAACCAGGGAACATGTCGTTTGTGAAAGAGACGGTGGACAAACTACTAAAGGGATATGATATTCGTCTTCGACCAGACTTTGGAG GTGCCCCTGTTGCAGTTGGCATGAGTATAGATGTGGCGAGCATAGACATGGTATCCGAAGTCAACATG GACTACACTTTAACCATGTACTTCCAGCAGTACTGGAGGGACAAGAGGCTGGCGTACTTAGGGATCCCACTGAACCTCACCCTGGATAACCGGGTGGCCGATTCACTCTGGGTCCCTGACACCTACTTCCTGAATGACAAGAAGTCCTTTGTCCACGGTGTGACGGTCAAGAACCGCATGATCCGCCTCCACCCGGATGGAACAGTGCTCTACGGCCTGAG GATCACAACGACGGCAGCCTGTATGATGGACCTGAGGAGGTACCCTCTGGACGAGCAGAACTGCACTCTGGAGATCGAGAGCT ATGGATACACGACAGATGACATTGAGTTCTACTGGAAGGGAGGAGACAATGCAGTGACAGGGGTGACACGCATTGAGCTGCCACAGTTCTCCATAGTGGACTACAAGCTGGTGTCCAGAAACGTTGTCTTTTCCACAG GTGCCTACCCACGACTGTCTTTGAGCTTCAAGCTAAAGAGGAACATTGGCTACTTTATCCTGCAGACCTACATGCCCTCCATCCTGATCACCATCTTGTCCTGGGTCTCCTTCTGGATCAATTACGATGCCTCGGCTGCAAGAGTGGCATTAG GGATCACCACTGTGCTCACCATGACCACCATCAACACCCATCTGAGAGAGACACTCCCCAAGATCCCCTACGTCAAGGCCATTGACATGTACCTGATGGGCTGCTTCGTCATGGTCTTCCTGGCCCTGCTGGAGTACGCCTTCGTCAACTACATCTTCTTCGGCCGTGGGCCACAGATGCAGAAGAAGCTGGCAGAGAAAGCCGAGAGGGCCAACAACGAGAGGGCGGCCAAATATGACACCAATCGG GCGGAATCCCACGGTAATATCCTGCTGACCACCCTGGAGATCCACAACGAGGTGGCAGGAAATGAGGTCACCACCAGCCTGGCGGACAGCAGGAACTCCTCTGTCATGGGGTTTGACAACACCAGCACAGGTACCGGCGTCCAGTGCAGGAAGGCGAGCCGGGCCTCGGGTCCTCGCCATAGCCTCGACAGGCACGCCCAGCTCAAGAGGCACAAACTGCGGCGGCGCTCGTCGCAGCTCAAAATCAAAATCCCTGACCTGACGGACGTAAACGCCATCGACAGGTGGTCGCGGATTATCTTCCCCTCCGTTTTCTCCCTCTTTAATCTAATCTACTGGATGTATTATGTCAACTGA
- the LOC124010909 gene encoding gamma-aminobutyric acid receptor subunit beta-3-like isoform X4, which yields MWAFLSGKLFSVLSAPVIVAVVCCAQSVNEPGNMSFVKETVDKLLKGYDIRLRPDFGGAPVAVGMSIDVASIDMVSEVNMDYTLTMYFQQYWRDKRLAYLGIPLNLTLDNRVADSLWVPDTYFLNDKKSFVHGVTVKNRMIRLHPDGTVLYGLRITTTAACMMDLRRYPLDEQNCTLEIESYGYTTDDIEFYWKGGDNAVTGVTRIELPQFSIVDYKLVSRNVVFSTGAYPRLSLSFKLKRNIGYFILQTYMPSILITILSWVSFWINYDASAARVALGITTVLTMTTINTHLRETLPKIPYVKAIDMYLMGCFVMVFLALLEYAFVNYIFFGRGPQMQKKLAEKAERANNERAAKYDTNRAESHGNILLTTLEIHNEVAGNEVTTSLADSRNSSVMGFDNTSTGTGVQCRKASRASGPRHSLDRHAQLKRHKLRRRSSQLKIKIPDLTDVNAIDRWSRIIFPSVFSLFNLIYWMYYVN from the exons ATGTGGGCTTTTCTGAGTGGAAAATTATTTAGTGTTCTTTCAGCACCAGTGATTGTAGCTGTCGTGTGCTGCGCACAAAG cGTGAATGAACCAGGGAACATGTCGTTTGTGAAAGAGACGGTGGACAAACTACTAAAGGGATATGATATTCGTCTTCGACCAGACTTTGGAG GTGCCCCTGTTGCAGTTGGCATGAGTATAGATGTGGCGAGCATAGACATGGTATCCGAAGTCAACATG GACTACACTTTAACCATGTACTTCCAGCAGTACTGGAGGGACAAGAGGCTGGCGTACTTAGGGATCCCACTGAACCTCACCCTGGATAACCGGGTGGCCGATTCACTCTGGGTCCCTGACACCTACTTCCTGAATGACAAGAAGTCCTTTGTCCACGGTGTGACGGTCAAGAACCGCATGATCCGCCTCCACCCGGATGGAACAGTGCTCTACGGCCTGAG GATCACAACGACGGCAGCCTGTATGATGGACCTGAGGAGGTACCCTCTGGACGAGCAGAACTGCACTCTGGAGATCGAGAGCT ATGGATACACGACAGATGACATTGAGTTCTACTGGAAGGGAGGAGACAATGCAGTGACAGGGGTGACACGCATTGAGCTGCCACAGTTCTCCATAGTGGACTACAAGCTGGTGTCCAGAAACGTTGTCTTTTCCACAG GTGCCTACCCACGACTGTCTTTGAGCTTCAAGCTAAAGAGGAACATTGGCTACTTTATCCTGCAGACCTACATGCCCTCCATCCTGATCACCATCTTGTCCTGGGTCTCCTTCTGGATCAATTACGATGCCTCGGCTGCAAGAGTGGCATTAG GGATCACCACTGTGCTCACCATGACCACCATCAACACCCATCTGAGAGAGACACTCCCCAAGATCCCCTACGTCAAGGCCATTGACATGTACCTGATGGGCTGCTTCGTCATGGTCTTCCTGGCCCTGCTGGAGTACGCCTTCGTCAACTACATCTTCTTCGGCCGTGGGCCACAGATGCAGAAGAAGCTGGCAGAGAAAGCCGAGAGGGCCAACAACGAGAGGGCGGCCAAATATGACACCAATCGG GCGGAATCCCACGGTAATATCCTGCTGACCACCCTGGAGATCCACAACGAGGTGGCAGGAAATGAGGTCACCACCAGCCTGGCGGACAGCAGGAACTCCTCTGTCATGGGGTTTGACAACACCAGCACAGGTACCGGCGTCCAGTGCAGGAAGGCGAGCCGGGCCTCGGGTCCTCGCCATAGCCTCGACAGGCACGCCCAGCTCAAGAGGCACAAACTGCGGCGGCGCTCGTCGCAGCTCAAAATCAAAATCCCTGACCTGACGGACGTAAACGCCATCGACAGGTGGTCGCGGATTATCTTCCCCTCCGTTTTCTCCCTCTTTAATCTAATCTACTGGATGTATTATGTCAACTGA
- the LOC124010909 gene encoding gamma-aminobutyric acid receptor subunit beta-3-like isoform X3, translated as MWAFLSGKLFSVLSAPVIVAVVCCAQSVNEPGNMSFVKETVDKLLKGYDIRLRPDFGGAPVAVGMSIDVASIDMVSEVNMDYTLTMYFQQYWRDKRLAYLGIPLNLTLDNRVADSLWVPDTYFLNDKKSFVHGVTVKNRMIRLHPDGTVLYGLRITTTAACMMDLRRYPLDEQNCTLEIESYGYTTDDIEFYWKGGDNAVTGVTRIELPQFSIVDYKLVSRNVVFSTGAYPRLSLSFKLKRNIGYFILQTYMPSILITILSWVSFWINYDASAARVALGITTVLTMTTINTHLRETLPKIPYVKAIDMYLMGCFVMVFLALLEYAFVNYIFFGRGPQMQKKLAEKAERANNERAAKYDTNRSPQEGGKTSSLKLTKQPNRAKTLRVSQSAESHGNILLTTLEIHNEVAGNEVTTSLADSRNSSVMGFDNTSTGTGVQCRKASRASGPRHSLDRHAQLKRHKLRRRSSQLKIKIPDLTDVNAIDRWSRIIFPSVFSLFNLIYWMYYVN; from the exons ATGTGGGCTTTTCTGAGTGGAAAATTATTTAGTGTTCTTTCAGCACCAGTGATTGTAGCTGTCGTGTGCTGCGCACAAAG cGTGAATGAACCAGGGAACATGTCGTTTGTGAAAGAGACGGTGGACAAACTACTAAAGGGATATGATATTCGTCTTCGACCAGACTTTGGAG GTGCCCCTGTTGCAGTTGGCATGAGTATAGATGTGGCGAGCATAGACATGGTATCCGAAGTCAACATG GACTACACTTTAACCATGTACTTCCAGCAGTACTGGAGGGACAAGAGGCTGGCGTACTTAGGGATCCCACTGAACCTCACCCTGGATAACCGGGTGGCCGATTCACTCTGGGTCCCTGACACCTACTTCCTGAATGACAAGAAGTCCTTTGTCCACGGTGTGACGGTCAAGAACCGCATGATCCGCCTCCACCCGGATGGAACAGTGCTCTACGGCCTGAG GATCACAACGACGGCAGCCTGTATGATGGACCTGAGGAGGTACCCTCTGGACGAGCAGAACTGCACTCTGGAGATCGAGAGCT ATGGATACACGACAGATGACATTGAGTTCTACTGGAAGGGAGGAGACAATGCAGTGACAGGGGTGACACGCATTGAGCTGCCACAGTTCTCCATAGTGGACTACAAGCTGGTGTCCAGAAACGTTGTCTTTTCCACAG GTGCCTACCCACGACTGTCTTTGAGCTTCAAGCTAAAGAGGAACATTGGCTACTTTATCCTGCAGACCTACATGCCCTCCATCCTGATCACCATCTTGTCCTGGGTCTCCTTCTGGATCAATTACGATGCCTCGGCTGCAAGAGTGGCATTAG GGATCACCACTGTGCTCACCATGACCACCATCAACACCCATCTGAGAGAGACACTCCCCAAGATCCCCTACGTCAAGGCCATTGACATGTACCTGATGGGCTGCTTCGTCATGGTCTTCCTGGCCCTGCTGGAGTACGCCTTCGTCAACTACATCTTCTTCGGCCGTGGGCCACAGATGCAGAAGAAGCTGGCAGAGAAAGCCGAGAGGGCCAACAACGAGAGGGCGGCCAAATATGACACCAATCGG TCTCCTCAGGAAGGAGGTAAAACGTCATCTCTTAAGCTGACTAAGCAGCCTAATAGAGCAAAAACGCTCCGTGTCTCACAGTCG GCGGAATCCCACGGTAATATCCTGCTGACCACCCTGGAGATCCACAACGAGGTGGCAGGAAATGAGGTCACCACCAGCCTGGCGGACAGCAGGAACTCCTCTGTCATGGGGTTTGACAACACCAGCACAGGTACCGGCGTCCAGTGCAGGAAGGCGAGCCGGGCCTCGGGTCCTCGCCATAGCCTCGACAGGCACGCCCAGCTCAAGAGGCACAAACTGCGGCGGCGCTCGTCGCAGCTCAAAATCAAAATCCCTGACCTGACGGACGTAAACGCCATCGACAGGTGGTCGCGGATTATCTTCCCCTCCGTTTTCTCCCTCTTTAATCTAATCTACTGGATGTATTATGTCAACTGA